From the Candidatus Poribacteria bacterium genome, the window AGGTGTAATCGGTTTGGGACGTATGGGAAGCACTTTTGACGATGAAATCACGCAAGGTGGTTCGATCTTTCTGCCATACTGTCACGGTCCGACCTATCATGCGGCACCGAATGTAGAATTGGCAGCAGGTGCCGATCTACACGCCGAACAGGCAGGGATCTTCGGTGAACGGTGGGGACTGGGTTCTGACCACATCTACAGCGATTATCGTGAAATGTTGGAGAAGGAAAATCTGGACATTGTGAGTGTTTGCACGACGGCACGGATTCGGTCGACCCTTGTGCAAGATGTGGCGCGCTCCAGTGTCAAAGCGATCTGGGCAGAAAAACCGATTGCGCTCAGTCTCGCCGAAGCGGATGCGATGGTGGAGACCTGCCGAGCAGAAGGGGTCGCGCTGGCGATCAATTGTGCGCGCCGCTGGAATCCGTTCTTTAGTGAAGCCCGAAAACTCATCGACGCAGGCGAAATCGGTGATGTGCTTCAAGTGACAGTCTATGCCCAGTGTGGACTCTCGCATAACGGGAGCCATGCTATTGATATTTTGCGTTACATGGCAGGCGGAAACGTAGAGTGGGTTTTCGGTGAAATGGAGTCCGATGAAGCGGCTGCAGGGGAAAGTGATCTGCAGGGAAACGGCTATCTCGTTTTTGATAACGGTGTGCGTGCGTATCTGCGCAGTACATCGTGTGGGGCAGCCCCGTGGGAGGTCGATGTCATCGGCACGACCGGACGTATCCGTTCTGTCAACAACGCCGAAACCTTTGAATTGATTCGTGTGATCCCCGGTGGACGGCGTGGACGCGGAGTGCCTGCCCAATGTCCATTCCCGATTCCCGTGCGGATGCAGGGGATGGGACTCACAATCGTTGAAGATCTCATCAACGCCATTGAGAACGGGACTTCCCCGAAATGTTCGGGAGAAGATGGGCGTGCTGCATTAGAGGTTGCGGTCGCACTCCGAGAATCGCATCGGCGTGGCGGTGTAAAAGTGGAACTACCGATTGAAGATCGGAACCTCCAGATTCTCTCCTCCGAAATTCAGAATGACGACACGCCCGCCCGAATTCGGAGATTACAAGCGCGTTGATGGAAGCTGTCTATTTGTTTGTTAGGTTTGCCATAAGAAACCAAAAACGTAGCCTGCAACAATACGCAGGAATACGCAGAAATACGCAGAAATGCCCAAGCAAAGACCCCAAGCAAAAACACGCAAGCGGATACTTAGGAAGCCACATTGAAATCTAAACTCGCGTCGTTCTCTCGCAAGGTATAATTAAAAATATGAAACCAGCAGATTATGCGTTTTTTAAAGAGAATGGGTATGTCTCACTCGGTAAGATTCTGAGTGATGCAGAGGTTGCGCGTTTCGTTCATACCTTTGACCGGGACCGCACTGAAGTGAAAGATCACTGGTATCGTATCGGGCATCACCAGACCGTGAATTGCGATGCCCTTTTGACTTCACCTGAATTCGACACTGTGATTCGGCATCCGATCGTCATGGATTGTCTGCAGACATTGATGGGGAATGCCCCTTGCTTTTCAGAAGTCTGCATCCGTTACATGGCCCCCTACGATGGTGAGCTGAATCGGGGGTGGCATCGAGATGGTCCGAGGCACTGGCTTGAGCATCCGTTACGCATCGGGTTCATACAGTTGATGCTCTATCTGACCGATGTTGATGAGACGACCCACTGTTTCTCCTTATCACCGGAATCGGTGGAAGATGAAATTCTCGAAACAGACGCGCAGTTGGAGCGTAGGGGCATTGTCGATTTGTACGGACCCGCTGGGACAGCCATACTCTTCAACATCGGTGTTTTACACACCGCGACGACCCGTCCTACGCAAGAAGAACGTAAGACGGTGCAAGTCTATTATGGGCATCCGAACCGTCGGTATTTAAGCGAAGATTCTATTATACCTGTTGACCTGTGGCGAGACCATCCCGACTCTGAAGTGCGTGCCTTTTATGGTGTGTTTAACAACAAGACGCGCGACTATCTCGAACACACGACTGCAACGGGTGAACTGCCGTTTGAGGAGACTTTAGCACTCCTGCGCGAACTGGATGTAAAGCACCGAAAGCGGTAAAAATGACAGATCGCTTTCGTTAGGGGTAAAAATCTCAGTCCCTCAAGATCTCCGCCTGCACCGGATTTACATAGCATTGATAATGCCGCTCGACATCTGCCTCTGGCGTAATACCTGCGTGGACGTAGACCCCAAATCGCAGCCGGAAACGGTCATCTTCCAACTCATCAGGCGGATGGTGGAGGATGCTCATCTGTTCCTGCACAGCGATTTCCCCGAAAAATCCGGGATGTTCAGCGTTTTCGGGGTGATCAAACAGCGCGATACCGGATATGCCATCTCCCACTGTGCCACCTAAATCGCACCATCGCGCCCGTTGATGATGCACCTCTGTTCTACCAATCTGTCCTTTGGAATTTTCAACGTGCCCTTTCTCCGGTATACCCATTGACGGATTCAAACGGGCGACACAGAGGAATTGCCGATCACCGATGTCCAACGGCGGCGTCGTTTCGTGGATAATTTCCAGAAACCGCCGCGTGTTGCTCCCATACCATACCCGAGCGGTCCGCGTTTCTGTCATGATAACTTCACCATCTCCCTTAACATGGATCAGGTCTTCGACAAATTCAGCGTAGACGTTCCCTTCAGTGATTCGGACAAAGCGTTGGTGCAACATCTTCCCGCAGGGTCCATAAGGCGGCTCGTCCCAATCGGACCAGATGTTTGCAGACCCGCCTTCACCGTGCCCCCCGTAGGCGAGGTAAAGTCCTGTATGATGCGGATGGTCCTCGCCGCCAGCCCCGCGGACCACAGTCCCATGATTCCCATTGAGGGGCCAAAAGTAAGGCTTCCAGACACCGAGAAAGTTGTATCGTGCAAATAACGCGTCATCGGCAGAAATGAGCAAATGTGCAGGTTTCTGTTCGATTTGATAACGGGCTTTTGGGGGTGGTCCATCAATCTGTCGGATTGCGTAATATGTCGATGTCCCCGCCGGAAGTTTGCTTGTCTGCCAGGCAAGTTCTCGTAATGTTGGCTCGAATTGACAGGGGATCTCCTCGTCGGAGACATGACCGTCTGCATCAGCTGTAGACATCGCAAGTAAGGAAATCCCTTCTTGCCAATCGGGAAAGTAACGTTTCGGCTTGAAACGCATGCGGACGAGGTCATTGTCCCGGTTGACCGAACCCGCCTCAATTTTGATGATTACACTTCGATTTTGTGTCAATAGTAACTCCTGTTCGCTTCACTGCGAAGTTGTTAAATCTTCCAGTGCAAGTCGGAGACGCTTGCACAACAGATGGATAGGAATCGCTACCAAAAGCGCGATAACCAAG encodes:
- a CDS encoding Gfo/Idh/MocA family oxidoreductase, with product MTMYRAGVIGLGRMGSTFDDEITQGGSIFLPYCHGPTYHAAPNVELAAGADLHAEQAGIFGERWGLGSDHIYSDYREMLEKENLDIVSVCTTARIRSTLVQDVARSSVKAIWAEKPIALSLAEADAMVETCRAEGVALAINCARRWNPFFSEARKLIDAGEIGDVLQVTVYAQCGLSHNGSHAIDILRYMAGGNVEWVFGEMESDEAAAGESDLQGNGYLVFDNGVRAYLRSTSCGAAPWEVDVIGTTGRIRSVNNAETFELIRVIPGGRRGRGVPAQCPFPIPVRMQGMGLTIVEDLINAIENGTSPKCSGEDGRAALEVAVALRESHRRGGVKVELPIEDRNLQILSSEIQNDDTPARIRRLQAR
- a CDS encoding phytanoyl-CoA dioxygenase family protein, with amino-acid sequence MKPADYAFFKENGYVSLGKILSDAEVARFVHTFDRDRTEVKDHWYRIGHHQTVNCDALLTSPEFDTVIRHPIVMDCLQTLMGNAPCFSEVCIRYMAPYDGELNRGWHRDGPRHWLEHPLRIGFIQLMLYLTDVDETTHCFSLSPESVEDEILETDAQLERRGIVDLYGPAGTAILFNIGVLHTATTRPTQEERKTVQVYYGHPNRRYLSEDSIIPVDLWRDHPDSEVRAFYGVFNNKTRDYLEHTTATGELPFEETLALLRELDVKHRKR